In Melopsittacus undulatus isolate bMelUnd1 chromosome 20, bMelUnd1.mat.Z, whole genome shotgun sequence, a genomic segment contains:
- the ANKRD35 gene encoding ankyrin repeat domain-containing protein 35 isoform X3, protein MKRMFSCSSSQVAVESWNKQDQKLLEAVEKGDVGRVASLAVRKAARPAKLNAVGQSAFHLAASKGLTECLTLLLAHGAPVNEKNDDGSTALHLATIACQPQCVKVLLQYGANEGHVDGQSRTPLHWAATSGCASSVLLLCDHEAVLDVTDAHGQTPLMLAARGNHAAICAQLLQRGADPNLMDKEQNTALVLACEHGSLESAELLLSHGAALGDTGDEERWHRLEQKIPNPALRRLLRCARGRGGAENGAGCTEDSVPQTEGTPCSDSEEEEEDEGKDEKQQDGSDVQRLQEQLERKTWECQRLEAASNSIRQRVRELAQLLPGAGNGISDEDEDGACLALLAQHMEELRKRMVAEGEGHQAGGAAALVPFLSWLRDECVRLREAKAGAFIRSKGLRKEVEEALRSKLHYEVVSAEAVRRSLAAWEKLVLGLEQALSSADETHAKILEESRVLLGALGDPNGMTAPSQGPEAAPGGKSREEPQGCGEMQELKENNGMLLAELARLGRERERLQEELRALREQEPGGAAHGGVRRLLRELELLRDGMGERMQDAAGDAGTGIVRELQHKLDALVRSQREALELLTEMEAEGAPAEPPVLAELREAVAELVRDTEPSVPPALQRLVRIVSALRDRSIPPGAAEAEAERWREAAAEEERAKEEALALAEERERELRELRERADGMERSLGSLRDRAAELARACRDKDGKMKKLLMETEKLSAEVLGLRSQSARLQLQLEVQQKNHRDIVAIYRTHLLNAAQGFMDEGVHAMLLRILRTQG, encoded by the exons atgAAGAGGATgttctcctgctccagctcgCAGGTGGCG GTGGAAAGCTGGAACAAGCAGgaccagaagctgctggaagcagtGGAGAAGGGGGATGTGGGGCGCGTGGCCTCACTTGCCGTCCGCAAGGCAGCGCGTCCTGCCAAGCTGAACGCCGTGGGGCAATCCGC CTTCCACTTGGCTGCATCCAAGGGTCTCACGGAGTGTCTGACACTGCTGCTGGCACATGGGGCACCCGTCAATGAGAAGAATGATGATG GCAGCACCGCTCTGCACCTGGCTACCATTGCCTGCCAGCCCCAGTGTGTGAAGGTCCTGCTGCAg TACGGTGCCAACGAGGGCCATGTGGATGGGCAGAGCCGAACCCCCCTGCACTGGGCTG ccacCTCGGGCTGTGCCTCCAGTGTCCTCCTGCTCTGTGACCACGAGGCCGTCCTGGACGTCACCGATGCC CATGGGCAGACCCCCCTGATGCTGGCAGCAAGGGGCAACCATGCTGCCATctgtgcccagctcctgcagcgcGGTGCTGACCCCAACCTGATGGACAAGGAGCAGAA cacagccctggtgCTGGCCTGCGAACACGGCAGCCTGGAGTCGGccgagctgctgctgagccatggggcagccctcGGGGACACAGGGGATGAGGAGCGATGGCACCGCCTGGAGCAGAAGATCCCAAATCCTGCCCTCCGACGGCTCCTGCGCTGCGCTCGTGGCAGAGGGGGAG cAGAGAACGGTGCTGGCTGCACCGAGGACTCCGTGCCACAGACAGAGGGGACCCCGTGCAGTGacagcgaggaggaggaggaggatgaaggcaaggatgaaaagcagcaggatgggagcgATGtccagaggctgcaggagcagctggagaggaaaactTGGGAATGCCAACGGCTGGAGGCTGCCTCCAACAGCATCCGGCAGCGGGTGCGGGAGCTGGCGCAGCTCCTGCCCGGAGCCGGGAATGGGATCTcggatgaggatgaggatggagcctgcctggctctgctggcgCAGCACATGGAGGagctgaggaagaggatggtgGCCGAAGGTGAAGGACACCAAGCGGGGGGTGCCGCTGCCCTGGTCCCGTTCCTGAGCTGGCTGCGGGATGAGTGCGTCCGGCTGCGGGAGGCGAAGGCTGGAGCCTTCATCCGGAGCAAGGGGCTGCGGAAGGAGGTGGAGGAAGCTCTGCGGAGCAAACTGCACTACGAGGTGGTGTCGGCCGAGGCCGTGCGGAGGAGCTTGGCCGCTTGGGagaagctggtgctggggctggagcaggcgCTGAGCAGCGCGGATGAGACCCATGCCAAGATCCTGGAGGAATCCCGAGTCCTGCTGGGAGCCCTCGGGGATCCCAATGGGATGACGGCTCCTTCCCAAGGCCCCGAGGCGGCTCCGGGTGGGAAGAGCCGGGAGGAGCCGCAGGGATGTGGGGAGAtgcaggagctgaaggagaACAACGGGATGCTCCTGGCGGAGCTGGCGCGGCTGGGCCGGGAACGGGAGcggctgcaggaggagctgcgGGCGCTGCGGGAGCAGGAGCCGGGGGGAGCCGCACACGGGGGGGTGCGGAGGCTGCTgcgggagctggagctgctgcggGATGGGATGGGTGAGAGGATGCAGGATGCGGCCGGGGATGCGGGGACCGGCATCGTGCgggagctgcagcacaaacTGGACGCACTGGTGCGGTCCCAGCGggaggctctggagctgctcacgGAGATGGAGGCGGAGGGAGCCCCGGCTGAGCCCCCGGTCCTGGCCGAGCTGCGGGAGGCGGTGGCGGAGCTGGTGCGGGACACGGAGCCCTCCGTGCCCCCGGCTCTGCAGCGCTTGGTCCGCATCGTGTCCGCTCTACGGGACCGGAGCATCCCTCCGGGGGCAGCGGAGGCCGAGGCCGAGCGCTGGAGGGAGGCGGCGGCCGAAGAGGAGAGGGCCAAGGAGGAGGCGCTGGCTCTGGCGGAGGAACGGGAACGGGAGCTGCGGGAGCTGCGGGAGAGGGCGGACGGGATGGAGCGGAGCCTCGGCAGCCTCCGGGACAGGGCAGCGGAGCTCGCCAGGGCCT
- the ANKRD35 gene encoding ankyrin repeat domain-containing protein 35 isoform X2: MKRMFSCSSSQVAVESWNKQDQKLLEAVEKGDVGRVASLAVRKAARPAKLNAVGQSAFHLAASKGLTECLTLLLAHGAPVNEKNDDGSTALHLATIACQPQCVKVLLQYGANEGHVDGQSRTPLHWAAPAATSGCASSVLLLCDHEAVLDVTDAHGQTPLMLAARGNHAAICAQLLQRGADPNLMDKEQNTALVLACEHGSLESAELLLSHGAALGDTGDEERWHRLEQKIPNPALRRLLRCARGRGGENGAGCTEDSVPQTEGTPCSDSEEEEEDEGKDEKQQDGSDVQRLQEQLERKTWECQRLEAASNSIRQRVRELAQLLPGAGNGISDEDEDGACLALLAQHMEELRKRMVAEGEGHQAGGAAALVPFLSWLRDECVRLREAKAGAFIRSKGLRKEVEEALRSKLHYEVVSAEAVRRSLAAWEKLVLGLEQALSSADETHAKILEESRVLLGALGDPNGMTAPSQGPEAAPGGKSREEPQGCGEMQELKENNGMLLAELARLGRERERLQEELRALREQEPGGAAHGGVRRLLRELELLRDGMGERMQDAAGDAGTGIVRELQHKLDALVRSQREALELLTEMEAEGAPAEPPVLAELREAVAELVRDTEPSVPPALQRLVRIVSALRDRSIPPGAAEAEAERWREAAAEEERAKEEALALAEERERELRELRERADGMERSLGSLRDRAAELARACRDKDGKMKKLLMETEKLSAEVLGLRSQSARLQLQLEVQQKNHRDIVAIYRTHLLNAAQGFMDEGVHAMLLRILRTQG, from the exons atgAAGAGGATgttctcctgctccagctcgCAGGTGGCG GTGGAAAGCTGGAACAAGCAGgaccagaagctgctggaagcagtGGAGAAGGGGGATGTGGGGCGCGTGGCCTCACTTGCCGTCCGCAAGGCAGCGCGTCCTGCCAAGCTGAACGCCGTGGGGCAATCCGC CTTCCACTTGGCTGCATCCAAGGGTCTCACGGAGTGTCTGACACTGCTGCTGGCACATGGGGCACCCGTCAATGAGAAGAATGATGATG GCAGCACCGCTCTGCACCTGGCTACCATTGCCTGCCAGCCCCAGTGTGTGAAGGTCCTGCTGCAg TACGGTGCCAACGAGGGCCATGTGGATGGGCAGAGCCGAACCCCCCTGCACTGGGCTG cccctgcagccacCTCGGGCTGTGCCTCCAGTGTCCTCCTGCTCTGTGACCACGAGGCCGTCCTGGACGTCACCGATGCC CATGGGCAGACCCCCCTGATGCTGGCAGCAAGGGGCAACCATGCTGCCATctgtgcccagctcctgcagcgcGGTGCTGACCCCAACCTGATGGACAAGGAGCAGAA cacagccctggtgCTGGCCTGCGAACACGGCAGCCTGGAGTCGGccgagctgctgctgagccatggggcagccctcGGGGACACAGGGGATGAGGAGCGATGGCACCGCCTGGAGCAGAAGATCCCAAATCCTGCCCTCCGACGGCTCCTGCGCTGCGCTCGTGGCAGAGGGGGAG AGAACGGTGCTGGCTGCACCGAGGACTCCGTGCCACAGACAGAGGGGACCCCGTGCAGTGacagcgaggaggaggaggaggatgaaggcaaggatgaaaagcagcaggatgggagcgATGtccagaggctgcaggagcagctggagaggaaaactTGGGAATGCCAACGGCTGGAGGCTGCCTCCAACAGCATCCGGCAGCGGGTGCGGGAGCTGGCGCAGCTCCTGCCCGGAGCCGGGAATGGGATCTcggatgaggatgaggatggagcctgcctggctctgctggcgCAGCACATGGAGGagctgaggaagaggatggtgGCCGAAGGTGAAGGACACCAAGCGGGGGGTGCCGCTGCCCTGGTCCCGTTCCTGAGCTGGCTGCGGGATGAGTGCGTCCGGCTGCGGGAGGCGAAGGCTGGAGCCTTCATCCGGAGCAAGGGGCTGCGGAAGGAGGTGGAGGAAGCTCTGCGGAGCAAACTGCACTACGAGGTGGTGTCGGCCGAGGCCGTGCGGAGGAGCTTGGCCGCTTGGGagaagctggtgctggggctggagcaggcgCTGAGCAGCGCGGATGAGACCCATGCCAAGATCCTGGAGGAATCCCGAGTCCTGCTGGGAGCCCTCGGGGATCCCAATGGGATGACGGCTCCTTCCCAAGGCCCCGAGGCGGCTCCGGGTGGGAAGAGCCGGGAGGAGCCGCAGGGATGTGGGGAGAtgcaggagctgaaggagaACAACGGGATGCTCCTGGCGGAGCTGGCGCGGCTGGGCCGGGAACGGGAGcggctgcaggaggagctgcgGGCGCTGCGGGAGCAGGAGCCGGGGGGAGCCGCACACGGGGGGGTGCGGAGGCTGCTgcgggagctggagctgctgcggGATGGGATGGGTGAGAGGATGCAGGATGCGGCCGGGGATGCGGGGACCGGCATCGTGCgggagctgcagcacaaacTGGACGCACTGGTGCGGTCCCAGCGggaggctctggagctgctcacgGAGATGGAGGCGGAGGGAGCCCCGGCTGAGCCCCCGGTCCTGGCCGAGCTGCGGGAGGCGGTGGCGGAGCTGGTGCGGGACACGGAGCCCTCCGTGCCCCCGGCTCTGCAGCGCTTGGTCCGCATCGTGTCCGCTCTACGGGACCGGAGCATCCCTCCGGGGGCAGCGGAGGCCGAGGCCGAGCGCTGGAGGGAGGCGGCGGCCGAAGAGGAGAGGGCCAAGGAGGAGGCGCTGGCTCTGGCGGAGGAACGGGAACGGGAGCTGCGGGAGCTGCGGGAGAGGGCGGACGGGATGGAGCGGAGCCTCGGCAGCCTCCGGGACAGGGCAGCGGAGCTCGCCAGGGCCT
- the ANKRD35 gene encoding ankyrin repeat domain-containing protein 35 isoform X1, which produces MKRMFSCSSSQVAVESWNKQDQKLLEAVEKGDVGRVASLAVRKAARPAKLNAVGQSAFHLAASKGLTECLTLLLAHGAPVNEKNDDGSTALHLATIACQPQCVKVLLQYGANEGHVDGQSRTPLHWAAPAATSGCASSVLLLCDHEAVLDVTDAHGQTPLMLAARGNHAAICAQLLQRGADPNLMDKEQNTALVLACEHGSLESAELLLSHGAALGDTGDEERWHRLEQKIPNPALRRLLRCARGRGGAENGAGCTEDSVPQTEGTPCSDSEEEEEDEGKDEKQQDGSDVQRLQEQLERKTWECQRLEAASNSIRQRVRELAQLLPGAGNGISDEDEDGACLALLAQHMEELRKRMVAEGEGHQAGGAAALVPFLSWLRDECVRLREAKAGAFIRSKGLRKEVEEALRSKLHYEVVSAEAVRRSLAAWEKLVLGLEQALSSADETHAKILEESRVLLGALGDPNGMTAPSQGPEAAPGGKSREEPQGCGEMQELKENNGMLLAELARLGRERERLQEELRALREQEPGGAAHGGVRRLLRELELLRDGMGERMQDAAGDAGTGIVRELQHKLDALVRSQREALELLTEMEAEGAPAEPPVLAELREAVAELVRDTEPSVPPALQRLVRIVSALRDRSIPPGAAEAEAERWREAAAEEERAKEEALALAEERERELRELRERADGMERSLGSLRDRAAELARACRDKDGKMKKLLMETEKLSAEVLGLRSQSARLQLQLEVQQKNHRDIVAIYRTHLLNAAQGFMDEGVHAMLLRILRTQG; this is translated from the exons atgAAGAGGATgttctcctgctccagctcgCAGGTGGCG GTGGAAAGCTGGAACAAGCAGgaccagaagctgctggaagcagtGGAGAAGGGGGATGTGGGGCGCGTGGCCTCACTTGCCGTCCGCAAGGCAGCGCGTCCTGCCAAGCTGAACGCCGTGGGGCAATCCGC CTTCCACTTGGCTGCATCCAAGGGTCTCACGGAGTGTCTGACACTGCTGCTGGCACATGGGGCACCCGTCAATGAGAAGAATGATGATG GCAGCACCGCTCTGCACCTGGCTACCATTGCCTGCCAGCCCCAGTGTGTGAAGGTCCTGCTGCAg TACGGTGCCAACGAGGGCCATGTGGATGGGCAGAGCCGAACCCCCCTGCACTGGGCTG cccctgcagccacCTCGGGCTGTGCCTCCAGTGTCCTCCTGCTCTGTGACCACGAGGCCGTCCTGGACGTCACCGATGCC CATGGGCAGACCCCCCTGATGCTGGCAGCAAGGGGCAACCATGCTGCCATctgtgcccagctcctgcagcgcGGTGCTGACCCCAACCTGATGGACAAGGAGCAGAA cacagccctggtgCTGGCCTGCGAACACGGCAGCCTGGAGTCGGccgagctgctgctgagccatggggcagccctcGGGGACACAGGGGATGAGGAGCGATGGCACCGCCTGGAGCAGAAGATCCCAAATCCTGCCCTCCGACGGCTCCTGCGCTGCGCTCGTGGCAGAGGGGGAG cAGAGAACGGTGCTGGCTGCACCGAGGACTCCGTGCCACAGACAGAGGGGACCCCGTGCAGTGacagcgaggaggaggaggaggatgaaggcaaggatgaaaagcagcaggatgggagcgATGtccagaggctgcaggagcagctggagaggaaaactTGGGAATGCCAACGGCTGGAGGCTGCCTCCAACAGCATCCGGCAGCGGGTGCGGGAGCTGGCGCAGCTCCTGCCCGGAGCCGGGAATGGGATCTcggatgaggatgaggatggagcctgcctggctctgctggcgCAGCACATGGAGGagctgaggaagaggatggtgGCCGAAGGTGAAGGACACCAAGCGGGGGGTGCCGCTGCCCTGGTCCCGTTCCTGAGCTGGCTGCGGGATGAGTGCGTCCGGCTGCGGGAGGCGAAGGCTGGAGCCTTCATCCGGAGCAAGGGGCTGCGGAAGGAGGTGGAGGAAGCTCTGCGGAGCAAACTGCACTACGAGGTGGTGTCGGCCGAGGCCGTGCGGAGGAGCTTGGCCGCTTGGGagaagctggtgctggggctggagcaggcgCTGAGCAGCGCGGATGAGACCCATGCCAAGATCCTGGAGGAATCCCGAGTCCTGCTGGGAGCCCTCGGGGATCCCAATGGGATGACGGCTCCTTCCCAAGGCCCCGAGGCGGCTCCGGGTGGGAAGAGCCGGGAGGAGCCGCAGGGATGTGGGGAGAtgcaggagctgaaggagaACAACGGGATGCTCCTGGCGGAGCTGGCGCGGCTGGGCCGGGAACGGGAGcggctgcaggaggagctgcgGGCGCTGCGGGAGCAGGAGCCGGGGGGAGCCGCACACGGGGGGGTGCGGAGGCTGCTgcgggagctggagctgctgcggGATGGGATGGGTGAGAGGATGCAGGATGCGGCCGGGGATGCGGGGACCGGCATCGTGCgggagctgcagcacaaacTGGACGCACTGGTGCGGTCCCAGCGggaggctctggagctgctcacgGAGATGGAGGCGGAGGGAGCCCCGGCTGAGCCCCCGGTCCTGGCCGAGCTGCGGGAGGCGGTGGCGGAGCTGGTGCGGGACACGGAGCCCTCCGTGCCCCCGGCTCTGCAGCGCTTGGTCCGCATCGTGTCCGCTCTACGGGACCGGAGCATCCCTCCGGGGGCAGCGGAGGCCGAGGCCGAGCGCTGGAGGGAGGCGGCGGCCGAAGAGGAGAGGGCCAAGGAGGAGGCGCTGGCTCTGGCGGAGGAACGGGAACGGGAGCTGCGGGAGCTGCGGGAGAGGGCGGACGGGATGGAGCGGAGCCTCGGCAGCCTCCGGGACAGGGCAGCGGAGCTCGCCAGGGCCT